A genomic region of Oryza glaberrima chromosome 1, OglaRS2, whole genome shotgun sequence contains the following coding sequences:
- the LOC127763131 gene encoding trihelix transcription factor ENAP1, with the protein MGVTCPQTRRPIHLAEPPLSPEPNPSSPLMDDGAAPAAAAAAEFPSPSPSSSGASPSPRSKRRRTDRYAQGFEFAPRPAPATATATAPAPTPARGTPEWSEGSTFALLDAWGDRFVRAGRRSLRADEWLEVSRLAAAAASRPPGYYSEQQCRNRIDTLRKKYRKEKERMRLAARRPDRPDRPSPSKWIYFDKMQSLMCPPPLPLQPPVVTRRRDTQPVPRQSWGLDAAEYVLGGCENAGTRDSGSGAELGEEQPNEAGAGKGEDFELLVESIRKLGDVYERVESSKRQHMAEVERLRRDLQRDLEVRRREILEKAQAEIVRLTEEDGEEGDLKEGEGDDNKRFGDDGGGEE; encoded by the coding sequence ATGGGGGTGACCTGCCCGCAAACTCGACGGCCGATCCATCTCGCCGAGCCACCCCTATCCCCGGaaccaaaccctagctccccgctcatggacgacggcgcggcgcccgccgccgccgccgccgccgaattcccctcgccgtcgccctcctcctccggcgcctccccctccccgcgctccaagcgccgccgcaccgACCGCTACGCGCAAGGCTTCGAGTTCGCCCCGCGCCCCGCccccgcgaccgcgaccgcgaccgctccggcgccgacgcccGCGCGCGGCACGCCCGAGTGGTCGGAGGGCTCCACCTTCGCGCTCCTCGACGCCTGGGGCGACCGCTTcgtgcgcgccggccgccgcagcctccgcgCGGACGAGTGGCTGGAGgtctcccgcctcgccgccgccgcggcctcccgcCCCCCCGGGTACTACTCGGAGCAGCAGTGCCGCAACCGCATCGACACCCTCAGGAAGAAGTacaggaaggagaaggagaggatgcgcctcgccgcccgccgccccgaCCGCCCCGACCGCCCCTCGCCTTCCAAGTGGATCTACTTCGACAAGATGCAGTCTCTCATgtgcccaccgccgctcccgttGCAGCCACCCGTAGTGACGCGCCGCCGAGACACGCAGCCGGTGCCGCGCCAATCTTGGGGTCTGGACGCCGCGGAGTACGTGCTGGGCGGGTGTGAGAACGCGGGAACAAGGGATTCTGGGTCTGGTGCGGAATTGGGTGAAGAGCAGCCAAACGAGGCTGGTGCAGGGAAAGGGGAAGACTTTGAGTTGCTCGTGGAGTCGATTCGGAAGCTTGGGGATGTCTATGAGAGGGTGGAGAGTAGCAAGAGGCAGCACATGGCTGAGGTTGAGCGGTTGCGGAGGGATCTCCAAAGGGATCttgaggtgaggaggagggagatttTGGAGAAGGCGCAAGCAGAGATTGTGCGTCTCACTGAGGAAGATGGGGAGGAGGGTGACCTCAAGGAGGGTGAGGGTGATGATAACAAGAGGTTTGGggatgatggtggtggcgaaGAGTAG